A single Numenius arquata chromosome 1, bNumArq3.hap1.1, whole genome shotgun sequence DNA region contains:
- the LOC141467742 gene encoding LOW QUALITY PROTEIN: olfactory receptor 51H1-like (The sequence of the model RefSeq protein was modified relative to this genomic sequence to represent the inferred CDS: inserted 1 base in 1 codon; deleted 1 base in 1 codon) yields the protein MSSSDRTGSSPLTFILTGIPGLLASSYLMALPLCCLYLLMLLGNCTLLWIIKTDDSLHTSMYCFLSMLAVADLGLSLSTPPTMLAIFWFESTSLCFEACIVQVYFICSFSAIESGVLVAMTFDRFVAIYHPLRYTSLLTSSLIMKAAGVIFMRDICMVLPVAVLIKKMPFCRSRVLSHSFCLHQDMLRLVCGDVKVNSLYGLTAVILTKGLDSVTILLSYTMILRTIVSIVSQETQAKTFSTCISHLCAVLIFYIPLIGLSIIHRFGKHLPPXTHTFPADAYLLAPPVLNPLVYSWKTKQIRRQILVLLCRRGPQQQV from the exons ATGTCGTCTTCCGATAGGACTGGGTCCAGTCCCCTGACCTTCATCCTCACCGGCATTCCTGGTCTGCTGGCGAGCAGCTACTTGATGGCgttgcctctctgctgcctgTACCTCCTCATGCTCCTGGGGAACTGCACCTTGCTCTGGATAATAAAGACAGACGACAGCCTCCACACATCAATGTACTGTTTCCTCTCCATGCTGGCTGTGGCAGACCTGGGCTTATCTCTCTCTACCCCGCCCACCATGCTGGCCATTTTCTGGTTCGAGTCCACCTCCCTCTGTTTCGAGGCATGCATTGTCCAGGTGTACTTCATCTgttccttctctgccatcgagtCTGGGGTCCTGGTGGCCATGACTTTTGACCGCTTCGTTGCTATTTACCACCCTTTGCGCTACACCTCTCTCCTGACAAGCTCCCTGATAATGAAGGCAGCGGGGGTGATCTTCATGCGGGACATCTGCATGGTGCTGCCCGTTGCTGTCCTTATTAAGAAGATGCCTTTTTGCAGGTCCCGTGTCCTGTCTCACTCCTTCTGCCTGCACCAGGACATGCTGAGGCTGGTTTGTGGGGATGTCAAGGTTAACAGCTTGTACGGGCTGACAGCGGTGATACTCACCAAAGGTCTGGACTCCGTGACCATCCTCCTGTCCTACACGATGATCCTCAGGACCATCGTGAGCATCGTCTCCCAGGAGACACAAGCCAAAACCTTCAGCACCTGCATCTCCCACCTCTGTGCTGTCCTGATCTTCTACATCCCCCTCATTGGCTTGTCCATCATCCACAGGTTTGGGAAGCACCTGCCCC TGACTCACACGTTCCCGGCTGATGCCTACCTCCTGGCACCCCCTGTCCTCAACCCGCTTGTCTACAGCTGG AAAACCAAGCAGATCCGCAGGCAGATCCTCGTCCTGCTCTGCCGGAGAGGCCCCCAGCAGCAGGTCTAG